One genomic window of Candidatus Didemnitutus sp. includes the following:
- a CDS encoding inositol monophosphatase codes for MQPAELLPDIAAIARGAGEIIRCHFAAPIPIAARKSTRSDVVTAADTETEAFIVRELLARFPTHHIVGEEGGGQGAPAATAPFHWFVDPIDGTVNFAAKLPHFCTSIALTTPDRQPLLGVIYDPTRDELFTATRGGGAQLNGQPLRVTTIEELTDAVVSTGFPYDKHTNPANNEREWAAFLKHIRGERRLGSAALDLAYVAAGRLDGYWENYLNPWDAMAGVLLVAEAGGRVTDYDGEPNPQRADRGRYVASNGRIHAAMLGVLASVR; via the coding sequence ATGCAACCGGCCGAACTCCTTCCCGATATCGCCGCCATCGCCCGCGGGGCGGGTGAAATCATCCGCTGCCACTTCGCGGCGCCGATCCCGATCGCGGCGCGCAAGTCGACGCGCTCCGACGTCGTCACGGCGGCGGACACCGAGACGGAGGCGTTCATCGTGCGCGAATTGCTGGCGAGGTTTCCGACGCATCACATCGTTGGCGAGGAGGGCGGCGGACAGGGCGCGCCGGCGGCGACGGCGCCGTTTCACTGGTTCGTCGATCCGATCGACGGCACGGTGAACTTTGCGGCGAAGCTCCCGCATTTCTGCACCAGCATCGCGCTCACAACGCCCGATCGGCAGCCGCTGCTTGGCGTGATCTACGATCCGACGCGCGATGAGCTCTTTACCGCCACTCGGGGCGGCGGCGCGCAGCTCAACGGCCAGCCGTTGCGCGTGACGACCATCGAGGAGCTGACCGATGCGGTGGTCTCCACCGGTTTCCCCTACGACAAGCACACCAACCCGGCCAACAACGAGCGCGAGTGGGCCGCCTTTCTAAAACACATCCGCGGCGAACGCCGACTCGGCTCCGCCGCCCTCGATTTGGCTTACGTTGCCGCCGGGCGTCTCGACGGCTATTGGGAAAACTACCTGAACCCGTGGGACGCGATGGCGGGCGTGCTGCTCGTGGCGGAGGCGGGCGGCCGGGTGACCGACTACGACGGCGAGCCGAATCCGCAGCGCGCTGACCGGGGCCGCTACGTGGCGAGCAACGGCCGCATCCACGCTGCGATGTTGGGCGTGCTCGCCTCGGTGCGGTGA
- a CDS encoding tyrosine-type recombinase/integrase, with product MRSFVQWRNHCGLSAKTVNDLLANLCTFFRWLVAQGLAQANPLEHVERIDTRGAKQCRRALSANEAARLLSVAPLERAMAYMVALHTGLRRKELNAMQWDFFALDAREPSVFIPAAVSKNRTDARLPMSPELSRALRAYRPRNFSPFACPFRHRVPRIETVRKDYLAAGIPLRDEQGRRADFHTLRVTFGTLLLASGVHPSVVQQLMRHSDIRLTTRLYTDASQLPLAAGIAKMPALTQRKWSEDDTQKDTQVEAANGRAASSAVASSHPNGILQSA from the coding sequence GTGCGCTCGTTCGTGCAGTGGCGGAATCACTGCGGACTGAGCGCAAAGACGGTAAACGATCTGCTCGCGAATCTCTGCACGTTCTTTCGTTGGCTCGTCGCGCAAGGTCTCGCGCAAGCGAATCCGTTGGAGCATGTGGAGCGCATCGACACACGCGGCGCGAAGCAATGCCGGCGCGCGTTGTCGGCGAATGAAGCGGCACGCCTCTTGAGTGTCGCGCCGCTCGAGCGTGCGATGGCCTACATGGTCGCGCTGCACACGGGTCTGCGGCGGAAGGAACTGAACGCGATGCAATGGGACTTCTTCGCGTTGGATGCTCGCGAGCCGTCCGTTTTCATTCCGGCGGCAGTGTCGAAAAATCGCACTGACGCACGCCTGCCGATGTCGCCGGAACTCTCGCGCGCGCTGCGTGCGTATCGTCCGCGCAACTTCTCGCCGTTCGCGTGTCCGTTTCGTCATCGCGTGCCGCGCATCGAGACCGTGCGTAAGGACTACTTGGCAGCGGGGATTCCTCTGCGAGACGAGCAGGGACGCCGCGCGGATTTCCACACGCTGCGCGTGACATTTGGGACTCTGCTCCTCGCGAGCGGCGTCCATCCGAGCGTGGTGCAACAGCTCATGCGTCACAGTGACATTCGCCTGACCACGCGCCTCTATACCGATGCCTCGCAACTTCCGCTCGCTGCCGGCATCGCGAAGATGCCCGCACTTACGCAGCGTAAGTGGTCGGAAGACGACACACAAAAAGACACACAAGTTGAGGCCGCAAACGGTCGTGCGGCGTCATCTGCTGTCGCGAGCAGTCATCCGAATGGAATCTTGCAATCAGCTTAG
- a CDS encoding helix-turn-helix domain-containing protein, which yields MSTEVLLTIDEAAKRLAISKRTLEREIAAQRFPKPLKIGRSSRVPESDVQAYVAALRSERPALLRAM from the coding sequence ATGAGCACCGAAGTTCTCCTCACCATAGACGAAGCGGCGAAGCGCCTTGCGATTTCCAAGCGCACGCTTGAACGCGAGATTGCCGCGCAACGATTCCCGAAACCTCTCAAGATTGGGCGTTCCTCGCGCGTGCCGGAATCGGACGTGCAAGCCTACGTTGCCGCGCTGCGCAGCGAACGCCCGGCCCTGCTCCGTGCAATGTAA
- a CDS encoding sensor histidine kinase: MLALTPEAAASELPVAVRGVVTAAEPDWNGKFILQDASGGVFISHVGVSPTAGEIIEVTGFSRPGSFAPVVRAVKLTKGGLASLPPARQVSAERLLAGVEDGQRVEISGLVRAVGVTPTRKLQIELSVGAYRVRVFPKLPPQVDPQSLIAAKVRVRGTVTMAFNAALHQLTAVNLFVPTAEDFLVEQAETHPPFSQPAVAIRDIARYRADASLGERIHVRGAVTLQRFGLDLFVQDGTGGLHIQTSQPQQLPPGRIVEAVGFVEFVDYQPVLKDAVLRPVDGNEPPLAAREIPFEELRNGLHPAEFILLRGRLLARSVRPVQREAGPFSGVRVVCTIQNADATFTAECETPQESSALTLVPLGATVELAGVAKYDTGDDGKMRTLNLLLPNPGSVRVLTYPSWFTAERMIVGFIIISVVLAGVVAWLLTIAKKNAMLSAAIAEREKAQHELQAAHDQLEQRVQERTEQLQHEMGARKAAEVEFRAVLTERTRLAQELHDGLEQTLTGIALQLDTAARLFATKPAEARPPLELARDFLRQSQLELRQSLWALRSRELDQFDLAEAIAITCRQVAAGSAVTVECETLGERQRLPEIVEENLLRITQEALTNVIKHSGATLALVRLAFTPDQVTLSIKDNGSGLAPDRVAANGDRHFGLLGMSERAKRFGARLDISGPLGEGTTVQVTLKLSAAAPRDAAVL, translated from the coding sequence GTGCTCGCCCTCACCCCCGAGGCCGCGGCGAGCGAGCTCCCGGTCGCCGTCCGCGGCGTCGTGACGGCCGCCGAGCCCGACTGGAACGGCAAATTCATCCTGCAGGACGCGAGCGGCGGCGTGTTCATCAGCCATGTCGGCGTGTCGCCGACCGCGGGCGAGATCATCGAAGTGACCGGCTTCAGCCGACCCGGTTCGTTCGCTCCCGTCGTGCGCGCGGTGAAGCTCACCAAGGGCGGCCTCGCTTCCTTGCCGCCTGCGCGCCAAGTGAGCGCCGAGCGCCTGCTCGCGGGCGTGGAGGACGGGCAACGCGTCGAAATTTCCGGCCTCGTCCGCGCCGTGGGTGTCACGCCGACGCGCAAGCTCCAGATCGAACTCTCCGTCGGCGCGTATCGCGTCCGCGTGTTTCCGAAACTCCCGCCGCAAGTCGACCCGCAATCGCTCATCGCCGCCAAGGTCCGCGTGCGCGGCACGGTCACCATGGCCTTCAACGCTGCGCTGCATCAGCTGACCGCCGTGAATCTCTTCGTGCCCACCGCGGAGGATTTTCTCGTCGAGCAAGCCGAGACGCACCCGCCGTTCAGCCAGCCGGCGGTCGCCATCCGCGACATCGCGCGCTACCGCGCCGACGCGAGCCTGGGCGAGCGCATCCATGTGCGCGGCGCCGTGACGCTGCAACGCTTCGGGCTCGATCTCTTCGTGCAGGACGGCACCGGCGGGCTGCACATCCAGACCAGCCAGCCGCAGCAGCTCCCGCCGGGCCGCATCGTCGAGGCGGTGGGATTCGTGGAGTTCGTCGACTACCAACCCGTGTTGAAAGACGCCGTGCTGCGCCCGGTCGACGGCAACGAGCCGCCGCTCGCCGCGCGCGAGATTCCCTTCGAGGAGCTGCGCAACGGCCTGCATCCGGCCGAATTCATCCTCCTGCGCGGCCGCCTGCTCGCGCGCAGCGTGCGTCCCGTGCAGCGCGAGGCCGGACCGTTCTCCGGCGTCCGCGTCGTGTGCACGATCCAGAACGCCGACGCGACCTTCACCGCCGAGTGCGAGACGCCGCAGGAATCCTCCGCGCTCACGCTCGTCCCGCTCGGCGCCACGGTCGAACTCGCGGGCGTCGCGAAATACGACACCGGCGACGACGGCAAGATGCGCACGCTGAACCTGCTCCTACCCAATCCCGGCAGCGTCCGCGTGCTCACCTATCCCAGCTGGTTCACTGCGGAACGGATGATCGTGGGCTTCATCATCATTTCCGTCGTCCTCGCCGGCGTCGTCGCCTGGCTGCTCACCATCGCCAAGAAAAACGCCATGCTCAGCGCCGCGATCGCCGAGCGTGAAAAGGCCCAGCACGAACTCCAGGCCGCGCACGACCAGCTCGAGCAGCGCGTGCAGGAGCGCACCGAACAGCTCCAACACGAGATGGGCGCGCGCAAGGCCGCCGAGGTCGAGTTCCGCGCCGTGCTCACCGAGCGCACGCGCCTCGCGCAGGAGCTGCACGACGGCCTCGAACAGACGCTCACCGGCATCGCGCTGCAACTCGACACCGCCGCGCGCCTCTTCGCCACCAAGCCCGCCGAGGCGCGCCCGCCGTTGGAGCTCGCGCGCGATTTCCTGCGCCAAAGCCAGCTCGAGCTCCGCCAGTCGCTCTGGGCCCTCCGCTCGCGCGAGCTCGACCAATTCGACCTCGCCGAAGCCATCGCGATCACCTGCCGCCAGGTCGCCGCCGGCAGCGCCGTGACGGTCGAATGCGAGACACTCGGCGAGCGCCAGCGCCTGCCCGAGATCGTCGAGGAAAACCTCCTCCGCATCACCCAGGAAGCGCTGACCAACGTCATCAAGCATTCCGGCGCCACCCTTGCGCTCGTGCGCCTCGCCTTCACGCCCGACCAGGTGACCCTCTCGATCAAGGACAACGGCAGCGGTCTCGCCCCCGACCGCGTCGCCGCGAACGGCGACCGCCATTTCGGCCTGCTCGGCATGAGCGAGCGCGCGAAACGCTTCGGCGCCCGCCTAGACATCTCCGGACCGCTCGGCGAAGGCACCACCGTGCAGGTCACCCTCAAACTCTCCGCCGCCGCCCCGCGCGACGCCGCCGTGCTATGA
- a CDS encoding response regulator transcription factor, producing MSTTATTEVRILVADDHFIVRMGLVALINTEPGLRVVAEADDGDKVVALYEQLRPELVLMDVRMPGRNGHDALRQIRRLAPDARVLMLSAFDGDEEIHTALEAGAQGYVLKSATDKELIPAIHAVAAGRRWIPRDVASRLKSRQLYEQLTPREIDVLNALARGLANKEIADRLGISEYTTKDHLKSILAKLRVADRTQAVTAALQRGIIHL from the coding sequence ATGAGCACCACCGCCACCACCGAAGTCCGCATCCTCGTCGCCGACGACCATTTCATTGTCCGCATGGGCCTCGTCGCGCTCATCAACACCGAGCCCGGCCTCCGCGTCGTCGCCGAGGCCGACGACGGCGACAAGGTCGTCGCGCTCTACGAACAGCTCCGTCCCGAGCTTGTGCTCATGGATGTGCGCATGCCCGGGCGCAACGGCCACGACGCGCTGCGCCAGATCCGCCGCCTCGCCCCGGACGCGCGCGTGCTCATGCTCTCCGCCTTCGACGGCGACGAGGAAATCCACACCGCGCTCGAAGCCGGCGCGCAGGGCTACGTGCTCAAGAGCGCCACCGACAAGGAGCTCATCCCCGCCATCCACGCCGTCGCCGCCGGCCGGCGCTGGATTCCACGCGACGTCGCGTCGCGCCTGAAGTCGCGCCAGCTCTACGAACAGCTCACACCGCGCGAGATCGACGTCCTCAACGCCCTCGCGCGCGGCCTCGCGAACAAGGAAATCGCCGACCGCCTCGGCATCAGCGAATACACGACGAAGGACCACTTGAAGAGCATCCTCGCCAAGCTCCGCGTCGCCGACCGCACTCAAGCCGTCACCGCCGCGCTCCAACGCGGCATCATCCATCTCTGA
- a CDS encoding glycoside hydrolase family 30 protein, whose protein sequence is MRSSFLGLAAALTLGHAPFAFASGSNVEVYLTAQEGGSRLARQEPLALHAAAEMTEKTAYVFVDRAKQFQTMVGIGGALTDAAAETYAKLPEAKRRELLRAYFDPRDGIGYTLARTNIHSCDFSSGSYTYVADADRELKTFSLAHDERYRLPFIRDAIAAAGGKLTLYASPWSPPGWMKSNGEMLHGGTLKPEFAAVWAEYLAKFVQAYEAAGVPVWGLTVQNEPMAVQKWESCIFTAEAERDFVRDHLGPTLARHGLGDRKLMVWDHNRTLMYDRARVMLEDPAAAKFVWGVGFHWYVNDSFENVKRVQEAFPNTHLMLTEACLYPWDRAKMNEWHWGERYGTSILRDLNNGAEGWTDWNILLDETGGPNHVQNFCYAPVHGDTRTGELLWMNSFYYIGHFSKFIRPGARRVIASTTTDALESTAFVNPDGTTAIVVLNTGDKAQPFMLSLGRGEVAATNSPAHSIMTLVVPAGT, encoded by the coding sequence ATGCGTTCCTCATTCCTCGGCCTCGCGGCCGCACTCACCTTGGGCCACGCGCCGTTCGCGTTCGCGAGCGGTTCGAACGTGGAGGTCTATCTCACGGCGCAGGAAGGCGGGTCGCGGCTCGCGCGGCAGGAGCCGCTGGCGCTGCACGCGGCGGCGGAGATGACCGAGAAGACGGCCTACGTGTTCGTCGATCGGGCAAAGCAGTTCCAGACGATGGTCGGCATCGGCGGCGCGCTGACCGACGCCGCGGCCGAAACCTACGCCAAATTGCCCGAGGCGAAGCGCCGCGAGTTGCTACGGGCGTATTTCGATCCGCGCGACGGCATCGGCTACACGCTCGCGCGGACGAACATCCATTCCTGCGATTTCTCGAGCGGCAGTTACACCTACGTGGCCGACGCCGACCGCGAGCTGAAGACGTTTTCGCTCGCCCACGACGAGCGCTACCGCCTGCCGTTCATCCGCGACGCGATCGCGGCGGCCGGCGGCAAGCTCACGCTCTACGCGAGCCCGTGGAGCCCGCCGGGTTGGATGAAGAGCAACGGCGAGATGCTGCACGGCGGCACGTTGAAACCGGAATTCGCGGCGGTGTGGGCGGAGTATCTGGCGAAGTTCGTCCAGGCCTACGAGGCGGCCGGCGTGCCGGTGTGGGGCCTCACGGTGCAGAACGAGCCGATGGCGGTGCAGAAGTGGGAATCGTGCATCTTCACCGCGGAGGCGGAACGCGATTTCGTGCGCGACCATCTCGGGCCGACGCTTGCGCGGCACGGCCTGGGCGACCGCAAGCTGATGGTCTGGGACCACAACCGCACGCTGATGTATGACCGCGCGCGCGTGATGCTCGAGGACCCGGCGGCGGCGAAATTCGTCTGGGGCGTCGGCTTCCATTGGTATGTCAACGACTCCTTCGAGAACGTGAAGCGCGTGCAGGAGGCCTTCCCGAACACGCACCTGATGCTGACCGAGGCCTGCCTTTATCCGTGGGATCGCGCGAAGATGAACGAGTGGCACTGGGGCGAGCGCTACGGCACGTCGATCCTGCGCGACTTGAACAACGGCGCCGAGGGCTGGACGGATTGGAACATCCTGCTCGACGAGACCGGCGGGCCCAACCACGTGCAGAATTTCTGCTATGCGCCCGTGCACGGCGACACGCGCACCGGCGAGCTGCTCTGGATGAATTCGTTCTACTACATCGGCCACTTCTCGAAATTCATCCGGCCCGGTGCGCGGCGCGTGATCGCCTCGACGACCACCGATGCGCTCGAGAGCACGGCGTTCGTCAATCCGGACGGCACCACGGCCATCGTGGTGCTCAACACCGGCGACAAGGCGCAGCCGTTCATGCTGAGTCTCGGCCGAGGCGAGGTCGCGGCGACGAACAGTCCCGCGCACTCGATCATGACGCTCGTCGTGCCGGCGGGCACGTAG
- a CDS encoding DUF1501 domain-containing protein: MPSSDAASISRRAFVRALGLAGAAAAAAPLVNAGVFRASARGPRTLVLIHLAGGHDGWNTFVPVDSDDYHRARPTLALRRSDLLRLDETLWLNRAASDLAPLFERGEFGVVPRVGFAPLSLSHYRATQIWLGGSAPDEVVTTPWFARGDAAVTELRGDFSAALVRVGAEAAARDRSEVFFVRLEGFDTHFDQRAAHDAAVAEFACGVAQLQRTLARRGVADRVLTVAFSEFGRTLAENEFGGTDHAPLGQCYFIGKTVRGGWRDPIDSLAAMPAVDHRRVIATGENWLGWPSRTGFAPLPRLT, encoded by the coding sequence ATGCCCTCGTCTGACGCCGCCTCGATTTCGCGCCGCGCCTTCGTGCGCGCGCTCGGCCTCGCCGGCGCTGCCGCTGCGGCCGCGCCGCTCGTGAACGCGGGCGTGTTCCGCGCGTCGGCGCGCGGCCCGCGCACGCTGGTGCTGATTCACCTCGCCGGCGGACACGACGGCTGGAACACGTTCGTGCCGGTCGATTCCGACGACTACCATCGCGCGCGGCCGACGCTGGCGCTGCGCCGCTCCGATCTGCTCCGGCTCGACGAAACGCTCTGGCTGAACCGCGCCGCGAGCGACCTCGCGCCGCTGTTCGAGCGCGGCGAGTTCGGCGTCGTGCCGCGGGTCGGTTTCGCTCCCTTGAGTCTCAGCCACTATCGCGCCACGCAGATTTGGCTTGGCGGTAGCGCGCCGGACGAGGTGGTCACGACGCCGTGGTTCGCGCGCGGCGATGCCGCTGTGACCGAGTTGCGCGGCGATTTTTCGGCGGCGCTCGTCCGTGTAGGCGCCGAGGCCGCGGCGCGCGACCGGAGCGAAGTGTTCTTCGTGCGGCTCGAGGGCTTCGATACGCACTTCGACCAACGCGCGGCGCACGATGCGGCCGTCGCCGAGTTCGCGTGTGGCGTGGCGCAACTCCAGCGCACGCTCGCGCGGCGCGGGGTGGCGGACCGGGTGTTGACGGTGGCGTTTTCGGAGTTCGGTCGGACGCTCGCGGAAAACGAGTTCGGTGGCACGGACCACGCGCCGCTCGGGCAGTGTTATTTCATCGGCAAGACGGTGCGCGGAGGCTGGCGCGACCCGATCGATTCCTTGGCGGCGATGCCCGCCGTCGACCATCGTCGCGTGATTGCGACCGGCGAAAATTGGCTCGGCTGGCCGTCGCGGACCGGATTCGCGCCGCTGCCGCGGCTCACCTGA
- a CDS encoding beta-glucosidase, with product MTKLSLAAPSAARPFPADFAWGAASASAQVEGAAQEDGKGESIWDVFARRPGAVKNGDTPAVACDHYHRWRDDLDLMVDLGVKHYRLSIAWPRIMPDGVGTLNRRGLDFYSRLFDAMLSRGITPWVTMFHWDLPQALENKGGWPTRQVVDAFADYADTLVKTYGDRVKNWITLNEIAVFVDNGYSIGRHAPGRKEDFATVHQAFHHAVLCHGHGVRAVREHGGKDARVGLTDNSRAITPVSETPENIAAARVAFARQNCRILEPIFTGAYGEIYQKHTKGWLPQIAPGDMALISAPTDFLGMNIYSGDFVRAGAHGEPESVRVPEHYPVADSPWLRWNARALYWGPRHAVEVFGAKAVVITENGAGYDETPPVHGQVNDLHRLEYIRACLGELHRGLRDGVPALGYFAWSLMDNFEWAEGYERRFGLVYNDFMTQQRTPKASALWYREVMKANALV from the coding sequence ATGACCAAGCTCTCGCTCGCCGCGCCGTCCGCCGCCCGTCCGTTCCCTGCCGATTTCGCCTGGGGCGCCGCTTCCGCGTCCGCCCAAGTCGAGGGCGCCGCGCAGGAGGACGGCAAGGGCGAGTCGATCTGGGATGTGTTCGCCCGCCGTCCTGGCGCGGTGAAAAACGGCGACACCCCGGCGGTCGCGTGCGACCACTACCACCGCTGGCGCGACGATCTCGATCTGATGGTCGACCTCGGCGTGAAACATTACCGCCTGTCGATCGCGTGGCCGCGGATCATGCCGGACGGCGTCGGCACGCTGAACCGGCGCGGACTCGATTTCTACTCGCGCCTGTTCGACGCGATGCTCTCGCGCGGCATCACGCCGTGGGTGACGATGTTTCACTGGGACTTGCCGCAGGCGCTCGAAAACAAAGGCGGCTGGCCCACGCGGCAGGTCGTCGATGCCTTCGCCGACTACGCCGACACGCTGGTGAAAACCTACGGCGATCGCGTGAAGAACTGGATCACGCTGAACGAAATCGCCGTCTTCGTGGACAACGGCTATTCGATCGGCCGCCACGCGCCGGGACGGAAAGAGGATTTCGCAACGGTGCACCAGGCATTCCATCATGCCGTGCTGTGCCACGGCCACGGCGTGCGCGCGGTGCGCGAGCACGGCGGCAAGGACGCGCGCGTCGGCCTGACCGACAACTCGCGCGCGATCACGCCGGTCAGCGAGACGCCCGAGAACATCGCCGCGGCGCGCGTCGCGTTCGCGCGGCAGAACTGCCGCATCCTCGAGCCGATCTTCACCGGCGCCTACGGCGAGATCTACCAGAAGCACACGAAGGGCTGGCTGCCGCAGATCGCGCCGGGCGACATGGCGCTCATCTCCGCGCCGACGGATTTCCTCGGCATGAACATCTACTCCGGCGATTTCGTGCGCGCCGGCGCGCACGGCGAGCCCGAGTCCGTGCGCGTCCCCGAGCATTATCCGGTCGCCGACAGCCCGTGGCTGCGCTGGAACGCCCGTGCGCTCTACTGGGGACCGCGGCACGCGGTCGAGGTGTTCGGCGCGAAGGCGGTCGTCATCACCGAAAACGGCGCCGGCTACGACGAGACGCCGCCGGTGCACGGGCAGGTGAACGACCTGCACCGCCTCGAATACATCCGCGCCTGTCTCGGCGAGCTCCACCGCGGCCTTCGCGACGGCGTGCCCGCGCTCGGCTACTTTGCGTGGTCGCTGATGGACAACTTCGAATGGGCCGAGGGCTATGAGCGACGGTTCGGACTCGTCTACAACGATTTCATGACGCAGCAGCGCACGCCGAAAGCCAGCGCGCTCTGGTATCGCGAGGTGATGAAAGCCAATGCCCTCGTCTGA
- a CDS encoding glycoside hydrolase family 2 protein produces the protein MPFRFLRRVAWSGAACFIVSLACAATPARLTQELTDAWRFRFGELPATPALADAAQWSEVALPHTWNARDGADGGGDYARGTGWYVRRFTLGPEWATKRVFLEFDGASRAAKVFLNGQLLGEHVGGFARFRFDATPALDRAGENVLAVAVSNAPDGTAPFSADFTFFGGLYRGVRLVGVDGLHVELLDHASSGVYVTAQHITAESADVCVVVLVRNDAAHDVRGEIEVTLRDAAGNVVGTARKAAEFPAATTAHNSLDFTLAHPRLWDGQRDPHLYRASVVVHADGAARDALEQRFGVRSFRVDADKGFFLNGRPLDLHGVSRHQDRAGKGWAISAADEREDFALIREMGATAIRVAHYQQSALWFDLADESGLVAWAEIPVVNEVPAGAHYLENARQQLRELIRQNYNRPAIVVWGVGNETREDGERSGGPIRVNGVESNRVIAALAQTAKAEDPTRPSVYASNHPAEDARNFHTEVTAFNRYYGWYHGRADEIGGWLDDAHQRYPALRFGISEYGAGANPAQHEWPARKPPHAGPWHPEEYQNVYHETHWLALRARPFLWCKFIWNMFDFAIDSRNEGSTPGMNDKGLVTYDRRVKKDAFFWYKANWSDELVLHLTSRRWTERPAGRSELKAYSNAARVELWLDGRSLGAVENAEHRFRWPVELAPGEHRVVVRAGALSDEITFTCLPAKPPTP, from the coding sequence ATGCCCTTTCGGTTTCTTCGTCGCGTCGCCTGGTCGGGCGCGGCCTGTTTCATCGTCTCGCTCGCGTGCGCCGCGACGCCGGCGCGCCTCACGCAGGAGCTGACGGACGCCTGGCGCTTCCGCTTCGGCGAGCTGCCCGCCACGCCCGCCCTCGCGGACGCCGCGCAGTGGAGCGAAGTCGCGCTGCCACACACGTGGAACGCGCGCGACGGCGCCGATGGCGGCGGCGACTACGCGCGCGGCACCGGCTGGTATGTGCGGCGCTTCACGCTCGGGCCGGAGTGGGCGACGAAGCGGGTGTTTCTCGAATTCGACGGCGCCAGCCGCGCTGCGAAGGTGTTTCTCAACGGCCAGCTGCTCGGCGAACACGTCGGCGGCTTCGCGCGCTTCCGCTTCGACGCGACGCCCGCGCTGGACCGCGCCGGCGAAAACGTCCTCGCCGTCGCGGTGAGCAACGCCCCCGACGGCACCGCGCCGTTCAGCGCAGACTTCACGTTCTTCGGCGGTCTCTATCGCGGCGTCCGCCTCGTCGGCGTGGACGGGCTCCACGTCGAGCTGCTGGATCACGCCTCGTCCGGCGTCTACGTCACTGCGCAGCACATCACGGCGGAAAGCGCCGATGTCTGCGTTGTCGTCCTCGTGCGCAACGACGCGGCGCACGACGTGCGTGGCGAGATCGAGGTGACGCTCCGCGACGCGGCGGGCAACGTCGTCGGCACCGCGCGCAAGGCCGCCGAGTTTCCCGCGGCGACCACGGCGCACAACAGCCTCGATTTCACGCTCGCGCACCCGCGCCTCTGGGACGGCCAGCGCGATCCGCATCTCTACCGCGCCAGCGTCGTCGTGCACGCCGACGGCGCAGCGCGCGACGCGCTCGAGCAGCGCTTCGGCGTGCGTTCGTTCCGCGTCGATGCGGACAAGGGTTTCTTTCTCAACGGCCGCCCGCTCGACCTGCACGGCGTCAGCCGCCATCAGGACCGCGCCGGCAAAGGCTGGGCGATCAGCGCGGCGGACGAGCGCGAGGATTTCGCCCTGATCCGCGAGATGGGCGCGACCGCGATCCGCGTGGCGCATTACCAGCAGTCGGCGTTGTGGTTCGACCTCGCGGACGAGAGCGGCTTGGTGGCGTGGGCCGAGATTCCCGTCGTCAACGAGGTGCCCGCCGGCGCGCACTACCTCGAGAATGCCCGCCAGCAGCTGCGCGAGTTGATCCGCCAGAATTACAACCGTCCCGCGATCGTCGTCTGGGGCGTGGGCAACGAGACCCGCGAAGACGGCGAAAGATCCGGCGGCCCGATCCGCGTCAACGGCGTCGAGTCGAACCGCGTGATCGCCGCGCTCGCCCAAACCGCCAAGGCCGAGGATCCCACGCGCCCGTCCGTCTACGCCTCGAATCACCCGGCCGAGGACGCGCGAAATTTCCACACCGAGGTCACCGCCTTCAATCGCTACTACGGCTGGTATCACGGGCGCGCCGACGAGATCGGCGGCTGGCTCGACGACGCGCACCAGCGCTACCCGGCGCTGCGTTTCGGCATCAGCGAATACGGCGCCGGCGCCAATCCCGCGCAGCACGAGTGGCCCGCGCGCAAGCCGCCGCACGCCGGTCCGTGGCATCCCGAGGAATACCAGAACGTCTATCACGAGACGCACTGGCTGGCGCTCCGTGCCCGGCCGTTCCTCTGGTGCAAATTCATCTGGAACATGTTCGACTTCGCGATCGATTCGCGAAACGAAGGCAGCACGCCGGGCATGAACGACAAGGGCCTCGTCACCTACGACCGCCGAGTGAAAAAGGACGCGTTCTTCTGGTATAAAGCCAACTGGAGCGACGAGCTGGTGTTGCACCTCACGAGCCGCCGCTGGACGGAGCGCCCCGCGGGCCGCTCCGAGCTGAAGGCCTACTCGAACGCCGCGCGCGTCGAACTCTGGCTCGACGGCCGTTCGCTCGGCGCGGTCGAGAACGCCGAGCACCGCTTCCGCTGGCCGGTCGAACTCGCCCCCGGCGAACACCGGGTCGTCGTGCGCGCCGGTGCGTTGTCCGACGAAATCACCTTCACCTGTCTCCCCGCGAAACCCCCCACCCCATGA